From Candidatus Manganitrophus morganii, the proteins below share one genomic window:
- a CDS encoding Fe(3+) ABC transporter substrate-binding protein gives MVVYSARNEQLIKPLFDAYTKETGARVKFITDKEGPLLERLKAEGEHTPADLLITVDAGNLWRAAQEGLLKPTQSTVLQENIPAHLRDPENRWFGLSVRARTIVYNTQKVKPSDLSTYEDLADPKWKGRLCLRTSKKVYNQSLVAMMISEHGEPKTEQIIKSWVGNLATDVFSDDTQVMKAIAAGQCDVGIVNTYYYGRLLVKEPTLPLALFWPNQNGSGVHVNISGAGIIKHAKHEQAALKLLEWLSSQKAQNLFSDTDMEYPANPKIAPDKRVASWGSFKQNLINVSKAGELQDEAVKLMDRAGYK, from the coding sequence GTGGTTGTTTATTCGGCCCGGAATGAGCAGCTCATCAAGCCGCTCTTCGATGCTTACACCAAAGAGACCGGGGCGCGCGTCAAGTTTATTACCGATAAAGAGGGCCCGCTTCTGGAGCGGTTAAAAGCGGAAGGGGAGCATACACCCGCCGATCTCCTCATTACCGTCGATGCCGGCAATCTCTGGCGGGCGGCGCAGGAGGGATTGCTGAAGCCGACCCAATCAACAGTCCTCCAGGAGAATATCCCGGCGCACCTGCGCGATCCTGAGAACCGCTGGTTCGGCTTGTCGGTGCGCGCGCGGACGATCGTTTACAACACCCAAAAAGTCAAACCGTCGGACCTCTCGACCTATGAAGACCTCGCCGATCCCAAATGGAAGGGACGGCTCTGCCTTCGAACCTCGAAAAAGGTTTATAACCAATCGTTGGTGGCGATGATGATCTCGGAACATGGAGAGCCCAAGACGGAGCAGATCATCAAATCTTGGGTCGGCAATCTTGCCACCGATGTATTTTCCGACGATACCCAAGTGATGAAGGCGATCGCGGCCGGACAATGCGACGTCGGAATCGTGAACACCTACTACTACGGACGCCTTCTCGTGAAAGAGCCGACCCTTCCTCTGGCCCTCTTTTGGCCCAATCAAAACGGCAGCGGTGTCCATGTGAACATCTCAGGGGCGGGGATCATAAAACATGCGAAACATGAACAAGCGGCATTGAAGCTCCTCGAGTGGCTCTCCTCGCAGAAGGCGCAGAATCTTTTCTCAGACACCGATATGGAATACCCGGCCAACCCGAAAATCGCGCCGGACAAACGGGTGGCGTCGTGGGGATCGTTTAAGCAAAACCTAATCAATGTTTCCAAAGCGGGCGAGCTGCAGGATGAGGCGGTGAAGTTGATGGATCGCGCCGGATATAAATAA
- a CDS encoding ABC transporter ATP-binding protein: MTVIELVQITKTYPGGKMPAVYDVSFKVEKGEVLALLGPSGSGKTTLLRLIAGFEKPDQGNILLNGQEVSRPHHCLSPEKRGVGMVFQDYALFPHLTVEENVAFGLGGLSRELRKKRVQEVIDQVGLTPLVQRYPHELSGGQQQRVALARALAPNPIVLMLDEPFSNLDPDMRTQMRMEVAAILRRTGSTAILVTHDHEEAFAMADKVAVLNAGRLEQCDTPEMVYHIPSTPFIADFVGQADFIPGAIQNGKVLTEIGIFPNVSIFPDGTEVMVMIRPDDVDLLPRGEGAATVLGRQFKGSENRYIVALPSGQILHSSQHSLAVYTGQTRVDLKLKVTHTVLFKKDDEFFKQGFHHPYGVKNA, encoded by the coding sequence ATGACTGTCATCGAACTGGTTCAGATCACGAAGACATACCCGGGCGGGAAAATGCCGGCGGTCTACGACGTTTCCTTCAAGGTTGAGAAAGGAGAGGTGTTGGCGCTCTTGGGGCCGAGCGGCAGCGGCAAAACAACCCTTCTTCGCTTGATCGCGGGGTTTGAGAAGCCCGATCAGGGAAATATTCTCCTAAACGGCCAAGAAGTAAGCCGGCCGCATCATTGCCTTTCTCCTGAAAAGCGCGGGGTCGGGATGGTCTTCCAGGACTATGCGCTCTTCCCGCATCTGACAGTGGAAGAGAATGTCGCCTTCGGCCTCGGCGGTTTGAGCCGGGAGCTTCGAAAGAAGCGGGTCCAAGAGGTCATCGATCAGGTCGGCCTGACCCCTTTGGTTCAACGCTACCCGCATGAGCTCTCCGGGGGGCAGCAGCAGCGGGTCGCCCTCGCGCGGGCGCTGGCGCCCAATCCGATCGTTTTGATGCTGGATGAGCCGTTCAGCAACCTCGATCCCGATATGCGAACACAGATGCGGATGGAGGTGGCGGCGATTCTGCGTCGGACCGGAAGCACCGCCATCCTGGTGACACACGATCATGAAGAGGCGTTCGCCATGGCGGACAAGGTCGCCGTTCTCAATGCGGGCCGTCTGGAGCAGTGCGATACCCCGGAAATGGTCTACCATATTCCATCCACCCCCTTCATCGCCGATTTCGTCGGGCAGGCCGACTTTATCCCCGGGGCCATTCAAAACGGAAAGGTTCTCACCGAGATCGGGATCTTTCCGAACGTGTCGATCTTTCCCGACGGGACGGAGGTGATGGTGATGATCCGTCCCGACGATGTTGATTTGCTCCCCCGGGGGGAGGGAGCGGCCACGGTCTTGGGCCGCCAATTCAAAGGCTCGGAGAACCGCTACATCGTTGCGCTTCCCTCCGGACAGATTCTTCACAGCAGCCAGCATTCCCTTGCGGTTTATACCGGCCAAACGAGAGTGGACCTTAAATTAAAAGTGACGCACACGGTTTTGTTTAAAAAGGACGATGAATTCTTTAAACAGGGGTTCCATCATCCATATGGAGTGAAAAATGCGTGA
- a CDS encoding TraR/DksA C4-type zinc finger protein, protein MKTKKKERVTNPYEEIKKDLEKQKEALLADAGVILGSGLNQGNETLTDLGDQASAEADQNFILRLREREQKLLKKIDEAIDRINEGTFGVCESCGGQISVKRLKARPVTTLCIDCKTKQEAEEKIRQ, encoded by the coding sequence ATGAAAACGAAGAAGAAAGAACGGGTGACAAATCCCTACGAGGAGATCAAGAAAGATCTTGAGAAGCAAAAAGAAGCGCTGCTGGCCGATGCCGGCGTGATTCTTGGAAGCGGTCTGAATCAGGGGAATGAAACGTTGACCGATCTGGGCGATCAAGCCTCCGCGGAAGCGGATCAAAACTTTATTCTCCGGCTTCGTGAGCGCGAGCAGAAGCTCCTGAAAAAAATTGACGAGGCGATCGATCGGATCAACGAAGGAACGTTCGGCGTCTGCGAATCGTGCGGCGGGCAGATCTCTGTGAAACGACTGAAGGCACGCCCCGTCACAACGCTTTGCATCGATTGTAAAACCAAACAAGAGGCGGAAGAAAAAATCAGGCAGTAG
- a CDS encoding DUF4124 domain-containing protein — MIFSKTMLILLLLLTPSKPSAMAGEIFRWLDEDGTPHFTNVPSRIPPAYREHAEVQPLPDLPVVKSIAPLASVPRSANVDLNGHDERWWKKRIQEWQSRKSEIIIHLTEAEKALGRLRFENKTIFFREAETDRLLREIEAMKQEVRKAEEALQTALPEAARKAGAPPGWLR, encoded by the coding sequence ATGATATTCTCTAAAACCATGTTGATTCTGTTGCTGTTATTGACTCCATCCAAACCTTCGGCCATGGCGGGGGAGATCTTTCGATGGTTGGATGAAGACGGCACGCCTCACTTTACCAATGTTCCTTCGAGAATCCCGCCGGCCTATCGGGAACATGCGGAGGTCCAGCCGCTTCCCGACCTGCCGGTGGTAAAATCGATCGCCCCCTTGGCATCCGTCCCACGTTCAGCGAATGTCGATCTGAACGGACATGATGAGCGTTGGTGGAAGAAGCGAATCCAAGAATGGCAATCACGAAAGAGTGAAATAATCATCCATCTGACGGAAGCGGAAAAAGCCCTTGGCCGGCTTCGATTCGAGAATAAAACCATCTTCTTCAGGGAGGCTGAAACCGACCGGCTTCTGCGGGAGATCGAAGCGATGAAACAGGAGGTCCGGAAGGCCGAAGAGGCGCTTCAAACCGCGCTACCGGAAGCGGCCAGAAAAGCCGGCGCGCCGCCGGGATGGCTTCGGTGA
- a CDS encoding MBL fold metallo-hydrolase, whose product MIIELRVCLLGSGSGGNTAYIGHPGNGKKEGEGVLIDAGLPAGQIVSRLRAIQVDIRQIKAVLITHEHHDHLHGAGPLALKYNIPIYANEETRRSAKSLRKLPMSIHLFETGSSFWVGPFQIHPFPISHDAADPVGYTVQTDRHKVGMVTDLGCLTPSLDAMKECDLLILESNYDPHLLLNGPYPLHIKKRVAGDRGHLSNEDSSTLLRSLLHPKLRTLFLAHLSQKNNLPHLAYQAAEAVLKETGDAVQLHLGWQDFISPVATLT is encoded by the coding sequence ATGATCATCGAGCTACGGGTCTGTCTGCTGGGGAGCGGAAGCGGGGGAAACACAGCCTACATCGGCCACCCCGGCAACGGGAAGAAAGAGGGAGAAGGCGTCTTGATCGATGCCGGTCTTCCCGCAGGGCAGATCGTCTCCCGCCTTCGCGCCATTCAGGTCGATATCCGCCAGATCAAGGCGGTCCTCATTACCCATGAACATCACGATCATCTCCACGGGGCCGGTCCTCTCGCCCTGAAGTACAATATCCCGATCTACGCCAATGAAGAAACCCGCCGGTCCGCCAAGAGCCTCAGAAAGCTCCCGATGTCGATTCACCTGTTTGAAACCGGCTCTTCCTTCTGGGTCGGTCCTTTCCAGATCCATCCCTTTCCGATTTCTCACGATGCCGCCGATCCGGTCGGTTATACGGTCCAGACCGACCGGCATAAAGTCGGCATGGTGACCGACCTCGGTTGTCTGACCCCCTCTTTAGATGCGATGAAAGAATGTGATCTCCTCATCCTTGAATCGAATTATGATCCCCACTTGTTGCTCAACGGTCCCTACCCGCTTCACATCAAGAAGCGGGTCGCCGGCGACCGGGGTCATCTCTCGAACGAGGATTCCAGCACGCTGCTCCGATCGCTTCTTCACCCCAAATTAAGAACCCTCTTTCTGGCCCATTTGAGCCAGAAGAACAATCTTCCTCATCTCGCCTACCAAGCTGCGGAAGCGGTGTTGAAAGAAACCGGCGACGCGGTTCAACTTCACCTCGGCTGGCAGGACTTCATCAGCCCGGTGGCCACCCTGACGTAA
- a CDS encoding transcriptional repressor has translation MKEETLLQEHIAKHHLKVTKERSAILRAFIEAERHVTAEELYRMMREKHASIGLATIYRTLNLFCECGLAEQRQFGDGHARYELTYNVNHHDHLVCTQCKKIIEFENMDIEKLQEKVAKAHRFTIYSHKLELYGLCSDCSKSNSSLEKGKDELHALRHSRT, from the coding sequence ATGAAGGAAGAAACACTGCTACAAGAACATATCGCGAAGCATCATTTGAAGGTCACCAAAGAGCGAAGCGCCATCCTCCGCGCCTTCATTGAGGCGGAGCGCCACGTCACGGCTGAGGAATTATACCGGATGATGAGGGAGAAGCACGCCTCGATCGGCCTGGCGACGATCTACCGGACCCTTAATCTCTTCTGCGAATGCGGTTTGGCGGAGCAGCGGCAGTTCGGCGACGGCCATGCCCGGTATGAACTGACCTACAATGTCAACCATCACGACCACTTGGTCTGCACCCAATGCAAGAAGATCATCGAATTTGAAAATATGGATATCGAGAAGCTCCAAGAGAAGGTGGCAAAGGCGCATCGCTTTACCATCTACAGCCATAAATTGGAGCTCTATGGACTCTGCTCCGATTGCTCCAAGTCGAACAGTTCCCTTGAGAAGGGAAAAGATGAACTTCACGCCTTGCGCCATTCCCGAACCTAA
- a CDS encoding response regulator produces the protein MPRRVLLIDDNLAVQKLVELTLRKEGYDVTSIDNGLSALDLAFKNQPDLILADYNLEGMNIFNFVQKIRQRGSLVETPIILLINSTESYDPAQLQSAGIQAFLKKPIDSRELIQEAKRQTGTAEAVMVDLNASGKKEGSSLSEHFSNPGGDAVKIEELLGWSSPGSLPEEPEAIVAAGQTLLESAPPAADEPKASSGEMGEETQFFTDPVVPPPAAAPTESAEAFHEPSLEETRYFQEPPSPAPTEEPSIEEPSILESSLPQIDVPSLEESLQTNNEEVEMNEPSVPPMADPSPFSGKIPQTAAASSAAPIDPAEVNELIRKNVLEIVEKVVWDVLPGMLQAALPKAELKEIIEKVTWEVLPSLAEVEIKKEIKRLQEEEK, from the coding sequence ATGCCCCGAAGAGTGCTCCTCATCGATGATAATCTGGCCGTCCAAAAACTGGTCGAGCTGACCCTCCGAAAAGAGGGGTACGATGTCACCTCCATCGACAACGGCCTCTCCGCCCTCGATCTTGCATTTAAAAATCAGCCCGATTTGATCCTCGCCGACTATAATCTCGAGGGGATGAACATATTTAATTTCGTTCAAAAGATACGGCAGCGCGGAAGCCTCGTCGAAACCCCGATCATCCTTTTGATCAACTCCACTGAAAGTTACGATCCCGCGCAGCTTCAATCCGCGGGAATTCAGGCCTTCTTGAAAAAACCGATCGATTCAAGGGAGCTCATCCAGGAAGCCAAACGGCAGACCGGAACCGCCGAGGCGGTTATGGTCGATCTCAACGCTTCCGGGAAAAAAGAGGGATCGAGCCTTTCGGAACATTTCTCAAACCCGGGAGGTGACGCCGTTAAGATCGAAGAGCTGCTCGGCTGGTCGAGCCCGGGAAGCCTGCCGGAGGAGCCGGAAGCGATCGTTGCGGCGGGACAGACCCTTCTAGAGTCCGCTCCTCCCGCGGCAGACGAACCGAAGGCCTCCTCCGGAGAGATGGGAGAAGAAACACAGTTTTTCACCGATCCGGTCGTCCCTCCGCCGGCTGCGGCGCCGACGGAATCGGCCGAGGCGTTTCATGAGCCGTCTTTGGAAGAAACCCGCTATTTTCAAGAACCCCCTTCCCCCGCACCGACAGAAGAACCCTCCATAGAAGAACCGTCTATCTTGGAGAGCTCCCTTCCGCAGATTGATGTCCCCTCCCTGGAAGAATCCCTTCAAACGAACAATGAGGAGGTGGAGATGAATGAACCGTCGGTTCCGCCAATGGCCGATCCCTCCCCCTTTTCGGGAAAAATCCCTCAGACGGCCGCCGCGTCTTCCGCCGCTCCGATCGATCCTGCAGAGGTGAACGAACTGATTCGGAAGAATGTCCTGGAGATCGTCGAGAAGGTCGTCTGGGATGTGCTTCCGGGCATGCTCCAGGCCGCCCTGCCGAAGGCGGAATTAAAAGAAATTATCGAGAAGGTTACCTGGGAAGTCCTTCCTTCCCTTGCAGAAGTCGAGATTAAAAAAGAGATCAAGCGCCTTCAGGAAGAGGAGAAGTAA
- a CDS encoding iron ABC transporter permease, whose protein sequence is MMKPDVLKVPFERGVSFFQRAFLDRWQAATLSIAGLVLIPLAVVLFSVFSETNEVWLHFVQTSLVTLLTNTFWLLLGVGVGTTFLGVSLAWLTAACDFPGRRWLDWALMLPLSLPPYVVAFVSIGLLDFTGPVQTQLRLWLGVERLWFPRIRSTGGVIAVMTLTLYPYVYMLARNAFLTQGRRAIEAAQSLGQGRFRGFLGVALPMARPWIVGGLALVLMETLADFGTVSIFNYDTFTTAIYKAWFGLFSLSAAAQLASLLVFIVFVVLLIEQRSRSRRRFSHAGRSSVADRISLRGGRGWLAFAYAISVLGIAFIIPVGQLSVWAFGVFRQDFDLRYLSFLGHSVFLGGAAALLTCAGALILVSANRLRNDLMTRTAVRVATLGYALPGSVLAVGIFIPLIWIDKQMIEWIQTLFGIEIGFILSGTLAAMLLAYLIRFLAVAHGAVDSAMNRITPSLDETARCLGVSGIPLLRKVYLPLLRGGLLTAALLVFVDVMKEMPITLMTRPFGWDTLSVRIFEMTSEGEWERAALPAVALVLTGFIPILLLSRYSSREP, encoded by the coding sequence ATGATGAAACCGGATGTATTGAAAGTCCCTTTCGAGCGGGGGGTAAGCTTCTTTCAGCGCGCCTTTCTCGATCGCTGGCAGGCCGCGACATTGTCTATTGCCGGTCTGGTCTTAATCCCGCTCGCGGTCGTCCTCTTCTCGGTTTTTTCAGAGACCAATGAAGTCTGGCTTCACTTCGTTCAGACAAGCCTAGTCACCCTCCTCACCAATACCTTTTGGCTCCTTCTGGGCGTGGGGGTAGGAACCACCTTCCTCGGCGTGAGTCTGGCCTGGCTGACGGCGGCGTGTGATTTTCCAGGAAGGAGATGGCTCGATTGGGCCTTGATGCTCCCCCTCTCGCTTCCCCCTTATGTGGTCGCTTTTGTCAGCATCGGTCTGCTCGATTTCACCGGTCCGGTTCAAACGCAGTTGCGATTGTGGCTCGGCGTGGAGCGGCTTTGGTTCCCAAGAATCCGATCGACCGGAGGGGTTATTGCCGTCATGACCCTGACCCTCTACCCCTATGTTTACATGTTGGCCCGCAATGCTTTTCTGACACAGGGAAGGCGCGCCATCGAGGCGGCGCAATCGCTTGGTCAGGGACGGTTCCGGGGGTTTCTCGGTGTGGCGCTGCCGATGGCGCGGCCTTGGATCGTAGGGGGATTGGCGTTGGTTCTCATGGAGACCTTGGCCGATTTCGGCACGGTTTCCATTTTCAACTACGATACCTTTACAACGGCGATTTATAAGGCGTGGTTCGGACTCTTCTCTCTCTCCGCCGCCGCGCAACTTGCCTCGCTGCTGGTCTTCATCGTCTTTGTCGTCTTGCTCATCGAGCAGCGCTCTCGTTCCCGTCGGCGGTTTTCTCACGCGGGACGGAGCAGCGTGGCCGATCGGATTTCGCTCCGGGGCGGGCGGGGCTGGTTGGCGTTTGCTTATGCAATATCGGTCCTGGGGATCGCTTTTATCATTCCGGTCGGTCAGCTCTCCGTCTGGGCTTTCGGTGTATTTCGGCAAGATTTCGATCTCCGGTATCTTTCCTTTTTAGGCCATTCCGTCTTTTTGGGGGGAGCGGCGGCGCTGCTCACCTGCGCCGGCGCGCTGATTCTCGTTTCCGCAAATCGGCTGCGAAATGATTTGATGACGCGGACCGCTGTCCGGGTGGCGACCCTCGGTTATGCCCTCCCCGGATCGGTGCTTGCGGTCGGCATTTTTATTCCCCTTATCTGGATCGATAAGCAAATGATCGAATGGATCCAAACCCTTTTCGGAATAGAAATCGGATTTATCCTGAGCGGCACACTGGCCGCGATGCTCCTGGCTTACTTGATCCGATTTTTGGCCGTTGCGCACGGCGCCGTCGACAGCGCGATGAACCGCATTACCCCGAGCTTGGATGAGACCGCGCGCTGCCTGGGTGTCAGCGGCATTCCCCTGCTTCGGAAAGTCTATCTGCCGCTGCTTCGCGGGGGGCTCCTCACGGCCGCCCTTTTGGTGTTTGTCGATGTGATGAAAGAGATGCCGATCACATTGATGACCCGGCCTTTCGGCTGGGATACGCTGTCGGTCCGGATTTTTGAGATGACCTCCGAGGGAGAGTGGGAGCGGGCGGCCCTCCCCGCCGTCGCACTTGTCTTAACCGGGTTCATCCCGATTTTGTTGTTAAGCCGATATTCCAGCAGGGAACCGTAA
- a CDS encoding M48 family metallopeptidase yields the protein MKFANVIKKQMILLAFLSILVACRSTPVTDREQLILVPESQEIQMGLTAYQQILSESKLSDDPEKVAMVRRIGERIAAAADKPDYQWEFNLIEDDSQVNAFALPGGKVAIYTGILPITQNEAGLATVMAHEVAHATARHGGERMSTGLLAQLGMMALDVGLAMKNQDPQMKQALLAAYGAAAQVGVILPFSRKQESEADRIGLTYMAKAGYDPKEALQFWERMSKVEKEKAPEFLSTHPSDETRVEQIAKWIPEVEEEYREGQRGMGAG from the coding sequence ATGAAATTTGCGAATGTAATTAAAAAACAGATGATCCTTCTGGCGTTCCTCTCGATCCTGGTCGCTTGCCGGAGCACTCCCGTGACCGATCGGGAACAGTTGATCCTGGTCCCGGAATCTCAAGAAATCCAAATGGGACTCACCGCGTATCAGCAAATCTTATCCGAGTCAAAACTTTCAGACGATCCTGAAAAAGTGGCGATGGTCCGGCGGATCGGCGAGCGGATCGCCGCTGCTGCGGATAAGCCCGATTATCAGTGGGAATTTAATCTGATCGAAGATGACAGCCAGGTCAATGCATTCGCCTTGCCGGGAGGGAAGGTCGCCATCTACACCGGAATTCTCCCGATCACGCAGAACGAGGCCGGGCTGGCGACGGTGATGGCGCACGAGGTGGCCCATGCGACGGCGCGGCACGGCGGCGAGCGGATGTCGACGGGGCTTCTGGCGCAACTGGGAATGATGGCGCTCGATGTCGGTTTAGCCATGAAGAATCAAGATCCGCAGATGAAGCAGGCGCTCCTGGCCGCCTACGGCGCCGCCGCCCAGGTGGGGGTGATCCTGCCCTTTAGCCGAAAACAAGAGTCGGAGGCCGACCGGATCGGTTTGACCTATATGGCAAAGGCCGGCTACGATCCCAAAGAGGCGCTTCAATTCTGGGAGAGGATGTCGAAGGTCGAGAAGGAAAAAGCGCCCGAGTTTCTCTCCACCCATCCGAGCGACGAGACCCGTGTCGAGCAGATTGCAAAATGGATCCCGGAGGTGGAAGAGGAGTATCGGGAGGGTCAAAGGGGGATGGGGGCGGGGTAA
- a CDS encoding tetratricopeptide repeat protein, translated as MIKEHYNTVFTWVFLLFLAGCFSKPTPIDHENHLFTSNEAGILITFPPQWHLSAPENTLFVGKLKPNGTEIARLTGIFLPDIPSLEDYRKIEAALPLPQRLQKFIRNELSHFQEISSREIERKGETWRELVWMGQREGLPKIFHSYTVSIGLNLVQLHFELPAPFYENQQQMIDDVLDGVTPLPGQTPSNEQYAQAYRGVGDLYRVKELWRDAIKSYREALSKKPRDPNLHVLLGESYLKNEEADLALESFQAAIRLTSQSARAYEGLADVYFKKGSTNEGISAIKRALVLSPENIGLYVKLGEAYLKQGRTQESINTFHRLLRRKADSADGHLGLGKAYLAVDLYEQAVLELEQTLKLNPQLNEPHCLLAKAFTHLESTADAEREKKRCTQTPAAS; from the coding sequence GTGATAAAAGAGCATTACAATACGGTGTTTACCTGGGTCTTCCTCCTTTTTCTCGCCGGATGTTTTTCCAAGCCGACACCGATCGATCATGAGAACCATCTTTTTACATCGAACGAAGCCGGCATTTTAATCACCTTCCCCCCGCAATGGCATCTCTCCGCCCCGGAAAATACGCTGTTCGTCGGAAAATTAAAACCGAACGGGACGGAGATCGCCCGCTTGACCGGGATTTTCTTGCCGGACATTCCTTCACTGGAAGATTACCGAAAAATCGAGGCGGCGCTCCCGCTCCCTCAGCGGCTTCAAAAATTTATCCGGAACGAGCTTTCCCACTTTCAGGAAATCTCCTCCCGCGAGATCGAGAGAAAGGGAGAAACGTGGAGAGAATTGGTCTGGATGGGTCAAAGAGAGGGTCTCCCCAAAATTTTTCATTCGTACACGGTTTCGATCGGACTGAATTTGGTTCAGCTTCACTTTGAGCTTCCGGCCCCTTTTTACGAAAACCAACAGCAAATGATCGATGATGTCCTCGACGGCGTGACCCCTCTCCCAGGACAAACACCATCCAACGAGCAGTATGCACAGGCCTATCGCGGTGTGGGAGATTTGTACAGGGTGAAAGAATTATGGAGAGATGCGATTAAATCGTATCGGGAGGCCCTCTCCAAAAAGCCCCGAGATCCGAATCTGCATGTCCTTCTCGGAGAGAGTTATTTAAAGAATGAAGAAGCCGATCTCGCTCTGGAATCGTTTCAAGCGGCGATCCGATTGACCTCTCAGAGTGCGCGGGCCTATGAGGGGCTGGCCGACGTTTACTTCAAAAAGGGGTCGACCAATGAAGGAATCTCCGCCATCAAACGGGCGTTGGTGCTTTCTCCTGAGAACATCGGACTCTATGTGAAGCTGGGGGAAGCCTACTTGAAGCAGGGCCGGACTCAGGAGTCGATTAATACATTTCATAGGCTTCTCCGCAGGAAGGCCGACTCGGCAGATGGCCATCTGGGATTAGGCAAAGCCTATCTTGCGGTCGATCTCTATGAACAGGCGGTTCTTGAGCTGGAGCAAACGCTCAAGCTCAACCCTCAGTTAAACGAACCCCATTGTCTTCTCGCAAAGGCGTTCACCCATCTCGAATCAACGGCCGATGCCGAGCGGGAAAAAAAGCGCTGCACGCAAACGCCGGCCGCTTCCTAG
- a CDS encoding FAD:protein FMN transferase, which translates to MGSFVEITTYGEREACSRGVLSAFTEIARIERLLSVYRTQSDLSRLNAFGKKGVLSLDPELFWVLAKAIEYAERSGGAFDPTAAPLVRLWGFGPGGERSIPPSASEISNALDRIGFQYLQLASGRIALLKDGIEMNLGGVGKGYAIDRAMQKLRETGIRSALISCGSTIYALGAPPGEAAWRIDIRHPRREEESIETLFLRDQAISTSGDYEKFFVFGGRRFSHLIDPRTGIPSQGIASVSVIAPTALEADALSTAAFILGEEGKRFLESFPEVEGLIVQGGEEGVALRRRETRGWEYFYAADRVSRRRFLAMASVALIGLLVPVDAGATIVYLTEEEALRKMMPEADRFNSEGIVLSDDQLSRAQQLAGRSFRESRYRFWIGRRGEERIGYATVLEVIGKERPITFLVGIEPNGEVMGVEVLIYRESRGSEIRNARFMGQFLKKGLDNPLRLGHDVASISGATLSARAAVYVVRKALALVEVAYRQPAPG; encoded by the coding sequence ATGGGATCGTTCGTGGAGATCACGACCTACGGGGAGCGGGAGGCCTGTTCGCGGGGGGTTCTTTCCGCCTTTACGGAGATCGCCCGTATTGAGCGTCTGTTGAGCGTTTATCGCACTCAGAGCGATCTGTCTCGTCTGAACGCTTTTGGAAAGAAAGGGGTCCTCTCGCTTGATCCGGAACTCTTTTGGGTGCTTGCCAAGGCGATCGAATACGCGGAGCGAAGCGGTGGGGCCTTCGATCCGACCGCCGCGCCGCTGGTTCGCCTTTGGGGATTTGGTCCGGGAGGAGAGCGGTCGATTCCTCCTTCTGCGAGCGAAATTTCAAATGCCTTGGATCGAATCGGCTTCCAATATCTCCAACTGGCTTCCGGCCGGATCGCGCTCTTGAAGGATGGGATCGAGATGAATTTGGGCGGGGTCGGAAAAGGTTATGCAATCGATCGCGCAATGCAGAAGCTCCGCGAGACCGGAATCCGTTCCGCTCTGATCAGTTGTGGAAGCACGATCTATGCTCTTGGCGCTCCGCCGGGGGAGGCGGCATGGCGGATCGATATCCGGCATCCGAGGCGGGAGGAGGAATCGATCGAGACCCTTTTCCTTCGCGACCAGGCGATTTCCACGTCGGGGGATTATGAGAAGTTTTTTGTTTTTGGCGGGCGGCGCTTCAGCCATCTGATCGATCCCCGCACGGGAATTCCATCGCAAGGAATCGCCAGCGTCAGTGTCATCGCGCCGACCGCCCTGGAGGCCGATGCTCTCTCCACCGCCGCTTTCATTCTCGGGGAAGAGGGGAAGCGGTTCCTCGAATCCTTCCCTGAGGTGGAGGGGCTGATCGTTCAGGGGGGAGAGGAGGGAGTAGCGTTGCGGCGCCGTGAGACAAGGGGATGGGAGTACTTCTACGCCGCAGACCGGGTAAGCCGCCGGCGCTTTCTGGCCATGGCTTCGGTTGCATTGATCGGCCTGCTTGTTCCGGTCGACGCCGGCGCGACGATCGTCTATTTAACCGAAGAGGAGGCGCTTCGGAAGATGATGCCGGAGGCCGACCGCTTCAATTCGGAAGGGATCGTCCTCTCCGACGATCAGCTTTCCCGGGCGCAGCAATTGGCCGGACGGAGTTTTCGGGAGAGTCGGTATCGTTTCTGGATCGGTCGCCGGGGTGAGGAGCGGATCGGCTATGCGACGGTGCTGGAGGTGATCGGAAAGGAACGGCCGATTACCTTCCTGGTCGGGATTGAACCGAACGGCGAGGTGATGGGGGTGGAGGTCTTAATCTATCGGGAATCGAGAGGGTCCGAGATCCGAAATGCCCGGTTCATGGGACAATTCTTGAAAAAGGGGCTCGACAATCCGCTCCGTCTCGGGCATGATGTCGCATCGATCAGCGGCGCGACCCTCTCCGCCCGGGCGGCGGTCTATGTCGTCCGAAAGGCGCTCGCCCTTGTAGAGGTCGCCTATCGTCAACCGGCGCCCGGTTGA